From the genome of Chaetodon trifascialis isolate fChaTrf1 chromosome 4, fChaTrf1.hap1, whole genome shotgun sequence:
AGATCATGTTTTGTTGTTAATTCAGAAAGATTCACATCAGTGCCGGGCGTATTGTAGCATGCTACCAATACAATCCCCGTGTTATCTACTTTTACATGAAGTGCGCTAAGTGTAAAAGGAGACAATCGCGTTGTGTTTGTCAGTCGAACCTGTATCTGGCCTCATATATCAGCAATCTGCATTCAAATGCTGGGTGGAAAAGCTTCAGTTGTGACAAGCCGCTGAGAGAAAATAAGCCTTTTATGCACTTTGATACCAAGCATTGACTCAGCTTCTGTGTTCCTCAGCTAGCTTGTATGTATCCTATATCCAAGCCGATGCAGTTTAACATGTCCTCTATGTTGCCTCTGGGTTACCAAattgctgctgtcagatgaaaaCCTTGTAGctacaaaaactacaaaaatgatgtaaaaaacaaaaatcctttATGAAATTTGGGCGATTTATTTAAGAAACGTAACTAAGCTGAACTTTAACAGCATGAACAAATACCATAATGGTAATTAAGATTTGAAAGTGATTAAAAAATGAGAGCTTTTTTGGTTTAACATTTATGCGTCAGAAGCTAAACAtaaagtttttcattttcttgtcagTGACGATACATTGAAAGACAATTTCAACCTTTaggtaaaataaaaacatgaaatgttaCTTTGGGGTTACAAGGTTCTCATGTGACACCAACAACTTGTCTctagctgctgctctgctgggcACTCAAAACATTGTGCGAATATATATTtagatatatttatatatatttgtatgtatataaaaacaatatataatacatatataaaaaGACTCTAATCCAGAGTCTTCTACACATTAGACACCACCACTTCCAGGTAATGCAAGTGCATATAAATTAAAATAGATTTTACACTGAACCAGTATTTCTTATGTACAAGCTTTAAGTATAGAATAAATACACACTGTTATAAACAGCAAAAAGGACCAACTTGAGCTCCTAGCAACAAACAGTAGAGACAAAGGTGGGGAGTGATGGGGGTAAGGCCTGACGACaaagtcaacacacacacacgcacgcacgcgcgcacacgcgcacacgcacacgcacacacacacacacacacacacacacacacacacacacacacacacacacacacacacacacacacacacacacacacattcaaatccTTCCACACATATACTGCACACAAAGGTTTGCCACTTAAGCATGCTGGAGTGAAATTAGAAGAAGTACCTTTGAGTTTATCAGTAAACCAATATGAAAATGGAGAGATGTGATTATAGatgcaaccagaacaaccatAAAAATTAGTCCTGGAAGCCGCAGGAGCAGAAATGTGAAGTCTGCAAACAATTTTCAAATCATATTCCTCATCGCGTTCGTgaaggaacaaacaaaaaaagatattttttggtttgttttaaaCCTAGAGAACCTAATTACTCCACTTTTTTGAAAAGGGCACAGTCTGCCATGCAGAATCCAGCTATTCCATCTGTGCCAAATCCTAATAACCCCACTGTCCTGGAAACCTGATACAGTGGAGGGGGAAGGGAAAAAATTCAATTGACGTCAATGAGCAGACGTTGCACTTAAGGGATTTTTATCGTGAGGAAGAAATAGCCGGCCTGATTGTTTTGGGGTCGTGTCTGTGGAGCCCAGAGGGGTTTGTAAACCATGTCAATAGTGGCGCTGATGAGGGTATGAGAGCGCCTTTCAGACAGGCAGCTCTAACAGCACCTTTAATCATCTGGTCTGGGCCTGATTGCAAAGGGGCAGGGGGCGTTACATCAGACGGGTCTGGGGTCAGGACCAGTTCCAACTAACAGGATTATTAAGACTGCAGCATACCTGTGGGCTAAAAATAGCTGTTGTGCATTTCGTCCTTGGCAGACTTCATTTCTGATTTTATCATAGACCTAAAGAGTTCATCGAGGTGTATGTTTTTAGACCTGCTTATTTTTCTGCTGACATTATCTGGTGGTAGGTTATTATGGTTTAACCTCTATTTCATACCTACATGACAATAATTGGCTAAATGAAACGTCACATTCATTTTACTGACAGTTTAGCAGGAATACTTGTCCACATAGTGTTGGATTTCATATGATCAATGAGCGTTTTGCATTAAAAGCCCCAATGGTCTGCAGACTGtgacaaaggagagaaaagatgtaGAAAGAGATGAAGTATGAAAACAGATGATGTATTTCAGTGTGACGTTGACATTCATTGACTGACACGTGACAGAGCAACCAACTAAACACGGAACATGACCCATGACCTTTGAATTCCACgcataaaaaaacccactgtgCTCAGAATGAAGAACAGATGCCACAAAATGTGCATATGATGAAGGTGTTAATGTTTACCTATTCAGATGAGTTTGTCTGAGAGTTGTTTGTCAACGTTTGTTTGGATTTCTCTATTGCCCAATACATGGAAGACTCTTCTCTTTTTAACATACAAAAAAGAGTTTGCTCTttcagataagaaaaaaaaaaacatttcacagacatACTAGAGtgttcaataaataaaaaactatTATAAAGACAATAGTAAAAAAGGCACACAAAAGTCCTTTGACAAATGGTACAGGAAAAAAGTAAACACTTTCTCTTGCTATACAAATGTGTCTCCATCAGTAGATCTTACTCTATGCTACTTCTAGATCATATCTGTAAAAAAGTCTTAAGGTACAAAACTTCTCTCAGTAGTGTCGATGTCCATTTAATGCCAGCCCAGAAAAGAAAAGTAACCATTTCCCAAACTGGCCGAAATCCTTCAAGTTCCACCCTCAGTCTCGCCTGTCCATCAAGACTAAAATGTTCGCAGTAATTATTCCTGAGAACTCTGAAGCCGCCTCACTGAAACTGGCCGTCTATGTCTGGCTTCAAACACCCAAGTGCAAGACGCCCCCATGCGGGACGAAACTAAGCCCTTGCTTCTGTGGGCTTATTAAAAAGCACAGCTGCAAGAGgatctctcctctttttccaaaAAACTTTCAAATCACCATGTGAGCCCGATGATGGAAGCCCTATGTGTCTGTGGGTGATGCCTCGTGTGTCACGATCTCTATTGCCGACGTGGGCTCCATCATGctgccctcctcatcctcctgaaCGTCCAAATAGTCCAGGGGAGGAGACCGAGTATCTTCTAGActatcctcctcctcttctaactcttcttcttcttcttcttcatcaccatcTTTCTCTATTCCATccaagtcctcctcctccaaggTCAGCTCAAACTGAAACTTCTCCCCACCTCCCTGCCCCCCACTGCCTCCGCTGTGTCCGTGTGTGCCCTGGTCATAGAAGGGTGGGGAGGGACTCTGGGGGATCATGCTCTGATACCAGTTCCTGTTGTCCTCCAGCGTGTCCAGAATGTCCTGGGCATCAGGGTGGACCAGATCGGCCCAGGTCTCCCACAGAGGGTGCACGATGTAGTCGATGAAGCCCACCTGGgaaggagagaaacaggaaTTGAAATCCTTTTCGTACTGATGCACATATGTGAATTTGCACATCTGCGTTCGTACATAATGCAGTTTCTGCATCCTTGATTGCATACCTGGCTCTTCTCCActgaagctgtgtgtttatCACACATAGGGCTGATCTccatccccctctccctctctctgtctccctggtGGAAGAACTCCTCCATTATCCGATCAGTCCACTGACGATACAGCTCCAGGGACTTAGTGGGGTTGCTCAGGTCAGCACAGTGCACCATGTTACGCAGCACCTATAAATAATACAGAAATGCAGTTCAGTAAGTAAACTGGGctcatcattttcagtttttgttattCCCCCCCAAAATCTCTAAATCCAGcagtgtttattttcagtttattttgaacAAGTGAAAATCGGATAACAAATCAAAACTCCAAAAATGCAGGTTAAATTATACGTTAAAGACAACATTTGCAGTGTGAACACGCTGCAGCTTTCTTTCCTTCTACATGGAATCTTGTATGTAATCAGCTTTCCTCTCCATtacttcatttgttttgtggcGTTTTGTTGGTTTTTAGGCCATAGTGGTCTTTGTTGTCAAAGGAAGCCTAATAAACAAGGAATCATGGAAAGATCTTTAGAGGGAGAGTGTGGGGAGCACTTAAAGGCAAAAAGAAGATGGATAGAGTGACAGTGGGAGCAGAGGTCAGCTATGTAGGAGTCTGGCTAATGACCATTGGCTGAGCAACCTCTGCCAACACTGGCTATTGATCAGAGCTATTAAAAGCAGGTAAAAGGGAGGTGGAGGGCTTGTAATGTAagttcactgttgtgttttttacaaGTTAAGAAATTGCGTCACAAAAACCAGAACCTACCTGTATCCTGTCGGTGTAattgtccagcagcagcactccagAGCTCGTCACCTTCTTCGTCTCCACCATTGTCTTCAGATCAGCCAGCAgactcatgtgtttggacatgTCAGTGGCTAAAACCTGAATAacggagaggaaaaaaaaaaaaaacatcctcagcATTTAGATGGCGCACACAGGTTATGATTTAACTCAAGATGACAtcagaagaggaagaatgtgAGTCGTGATATCTTACCATGTCGATGACCATCTTGCGCAGGGACTGTCGCTGCTTCTTCGTGAGGTTCTGGAAGATATCACAGTTGTCCTCCTGCAGTAGCTTGAATCCCACAGCCAAGTGATGGTTCTCAAGCACAGACTCATCGTTGTACATCAACGCCAGCTCAGAGTCTGCCAAGGCGttaaaaagagattttaatatttcagtctTTGTTGTTGAAAACACCAGTTTGTGTATTTTCGAAGATAGGAACAAATTAGTCTTATTACTATATGTCTTAGTCCTGTGTTGACTTACTGGTATTGATTAGGAATTGGTTTGATACTCCAGGGTGGTCAACATCATGGATAGCTGCAGCAAAAATGGCTGCTAGGATCTCAAGATCTGTGAAGACTGcctgtgaaagagaaagaaaaagaacatttaactATTTCTGAGGATAAAAATGGTATCAGCTTAGCATCTGTTGGCTAACTGTTGATTTCCAGAGCATTGTGTGAGGTATAACAGACCCAGGGCTGTACATGACAAGCTTCCAGACTGGGTTTGCAAGTTAACATCACATTTTGAATCTTGATTTTAATCAAGAAATGGAGTCTAACACTGTGTCTGCTCGTTTCCACAGATGACAGATAGCAAGGAGAGTAACCGGGGTGCTCTGACCTGCATGTGCATTGTCTCGCAAGCTACTCCAGCTTAAGGAGAGCTGTGAGAAAATACACGCAGGAAAAATCAAATAAGGCATGAAGGAAAGAAGGGAAGTTCTCTGAGTAACACGGTGCaagtggagagggaggaaaagatgaTTCAATGGAAGGATGTTGAGCTCTTCAAAGCTGCTGTGGCGATCCAGGAAAGTGGCACATCAGGTGATGTAAGAGCTCATTCTCTAATTGAGTTTTTTCCCCCTTATTTCTGCGGTTGCACTCGGGTGCCCAAAGTCAGAGGTGGGGAAATTTTTCAGCCTCCAGAGTTGAAACATGTACGCCAATTACATAATGAAACAAGAGCCTGATCTGAGGTACTAAAAACTGAGACTGCAGTATTTCACTTTATATTAGAACTTACATCCAAGGCTGGGGTGGAGAGCAGGATGTGTGTGGACTGGGCTACGTCAGCAGCATGCAGGCTGTTATGGTAGGCCACATCTGAATGATAGTGATCTTCCAATGTCATCATGTAGGCAACAAACGTATCCATGGGGATCTTAAATGTCTTTAACAGGTCTCGCTCCTAGAAGAACATCAGAATAGAATTAGGAATAAGTGTGGATAATTTCAGCAGTAAttaaacaaaagacaaaggTTACGGACAGTGAGTGAAGACGGTTCATACCTGGAAGATGGCATACATGATGCAGGTAAGAGGCCGGTTGTGGGAATACTCTGAAACCGTGAAGATGTTCAGACCCCACTTGTTGAGgtcctccagctctttggacagcagctcctccttATCTGTCTTAACACCGAAGCgggagatgctgctgctggagagcgAGGGCCCATGGGAAACCTTCTTGACCCCGCTGATCTGTGTCATCAGCTgttgcttctgctgcttcttcttctctcgcGTCTTGGACGTTGGCGACGGGATCTCCACTTCATTCTGTTTGTCTGAGGGAGGGGAAAAGAAGAGATTGGTTGTTTTCAGAAAAGTGTGGGCATTGTGAGGAAGACTGGACTATAATTATAGATTTTTATTTAACTTCATACAACCCAAGTCTGGGTTGTGATCTATTTCTCAATAAAAAATGAGTTAGTGTGTAGGCAGCCTGAGGACACAGGTGCACCATAGAAACACCTGCAGCCGGTTAGTTCCTGAGGGATTTATTGattcactcatttattcatcatctgtccatccattcatttgttcattcatgcTCCCCGTCTTCcacctgcagtctctctctgaGCTCCCACTGTTCATTCGTCTctacccccctccctccctggcagcgctttttttcccccatctcTCAGCAGGTGGCTCACATCTCATCTCCTGTTCTTTTCACTCTCATAGGTCAGCCCATTGACAGCCGGAGTGCTGGGGCTTCTACACAGTTAAGGCAGCTCCATGAAGTCGGCCATTCAATAAGCTGCCGCATCTTTCACAGCTTTATCAAATCACTTAGTATAGAGTGGTACTTTTATGcttggtttattttatttttgtcattctgTTCCACTACATTTGGTGTGGCCTCAGATAAAGTGAATAATAAGTCCAGGAATAAAAACTGAAAGGCTTTCATAAAATGCTCCTTTGAAAAAACAATTATAAATAATACGGCAGGATTCACACTTCAtccaaaaataaatgcagaaaacatgccaAGTTTCTTGTAATAACCAACCAGGCCCTCGTGTTTACTGCAGTCACAAAGGAACTGAATGAAATCCTGCAGGGACCGGCTATCGGCATGTATGTGAGCTGTGCACTCTTTCTTTCAAGCCTCGACGCAGCTCATCGCTGGCCTATCAGCCTTCCCCTGTGGAGGGTTATTCAATTACCAGCTGTAATTCAAATAATCACTTTCACTCTCAtgctctcccactctctctcttgcactgttttctctgcttttctctctgtctcttgctctctcctCAGTCCTCCAGTGGTAATTGAGAATGGGCAATTAAGCGCTCTCAGACATGTGCTGCGTGGGAAACAAGGGGAAGAGCAATATATTGCCCTCTAATTTATTACAAGCCATCATTATcaccactgtgctgtgtgtgtgtgtgtgtgtgtgtgtgtgtgtgtgtgtgtgtgtgtgtgtgtgtgtgtgtgtgtgtgtgtgtgtgtgtgtgtgtgtgtgtgtgtgtgtgtgtgtgtgtgtgtgagagatcaGATTGGGA
Proteins encoded in this window:
- the pde4ba gene encoding 3',5'-cyclic-AMP phosphodiesterase 4B isoform X4, with the protein product MPEANYLLSVSWGYIKFKRMLNRELTHLSEMSRSGNQVSEFISNTFLDKQNEVEIPSPTSKTREKKKQQKQQLMTQISGVKKVSHGPSLSSSSISRFGVKTDKEELLSKELEDLNKWGLNIFTVSEYSHNRPLTCIMYAIFQERDLLKTFKIPMDTFVAYMMTLEDHYHSDVAYHNSLHAADVAQSTHILLSTPALDAVFTDLEILAAIFAAAIHDVDHPGVSNQFLINTNSELALMYNDESVLENHHLAVGFKLLQEDNCDIFQNLTKKQRQSLRKMVIDMVLATDMSKHMSLLADLKTMVETKKVTSSGVLLLDNYTDRIQVLRNMVHCADLSNPTKSLELYRQWTDRIMEEFFHQGDRERERGMEISPMCDKHTASVEKSQVGFIDYIVHPLWETWADLVHPDAQDILDTLEDNRNWYQSMIPQSPSPPFYDQGTHGHSGGSGGQGGGEKFQFELTLEEEDLDGIEKDGDEEEEEEELEEEEDSLEDTRSPPLDYLDVQEDEEGSMMEPTSAIEIVTHEASPTDT
- the pde4ba gene encoding 3',5'-cyclic-AMP phosphodiesterase 4B isoform X3, which translates into the protein MYRRSPCARGRVHFDFSEEVIRKLHAANHSHAHSFDVENGPSASCSPLDPQASPGSGLVLHTNFPGHNQRRESFLYRSDSDYDLSPKSMSRNSSIASELHGDDLIVTPFAQVLASLRSVRNNFTVLTNVQCASSKRSPAATTQPPIARVCLPDEAYQKLAMETMEELDWCLDQLETIQTYRSVSDMASNKFKRMLNRELTHLSEMSRSGNQVSEFISNTFLDKQNEVEIPSPTSKTREKKKQQKQQLMTQISGVKKVSHGPSLSSSSISRFGVKTDKEELLSKELEDLNKWGLNIFTVSEYSHNRPLTCIMYAIFQERDLLKTFKIPMDTFVAYMMTLEDHYHSDVAYHNSLHAADVAQSTHILLSTPALDAVFTDLEILAAIFAAAIHDVDHPGVSNQFLINTNSELALMYNDESVLENHHLAVGFKLLQEDNCDIFQNLTKKQRQSLRKMVIDMVLATDMSKHMSLLADLKTMVETKKVTSSGVLLLDNYTDRIQVLRNMVHCADLSNPTKSLELYRQWTDRIMEEFFHQGDRERERGMEISPMCDKHTASVEKSQVGFIDYIVHPLWETWADLVHPDAQDILDTLEDNRNWYQSMIPQSPSPPFYDQGTHGHSGGSGGQGGGEKFQFELTLEEEDLDGIEKDGDEEEEEEELEEEEDSLEDTRSPPLDYLDVQEDEEGSMMEPTSAIEIVTHEASPTDT
- the pde4ba gene encoding 3',5'-cyclic-AMP phosphodiesterase 4B isoform X5, with amino-acid sequence MGACCFDKKERKLGKLNGWRKFKRMLNRELTHLSEMSRSGNQVSEFISNTFLDKQNEVEIPSPTSKTREKKKQQKQQLMTQISGVKKVSHGPSLSSSSISRFGVKTDKEELLSKELEDLNKWGLNIFTVSEYSHNRPLTCIMYAIFQERDLLKTFKIPMDTFVAYMMTLEDHYHSDVAYHNSLHAADVAQSTHILLSTPALDAVFTDLEILAAIFAAAIHDVDHPGVSNQFLINTNSELALMYNDESVLENHHLAVGFKLLQEDNCDIFQNLTKKQRQSLRKMVIDMVLATDMSKHMSLLADLKTMVETKKVTSSGVLLLDNYTDRIQVLRNMVHCADLSNPTKSLELYRQWTDRIMEEFFHQGDRERERGMEISPMCDKHTASVEKSQVGFIDYIVHPLWETWADLVHPDAQDILDTLEDNRNWYQSMIPQSPSPPFYDQGTHGHSGGSGGQGGGEKFQFELTLEEEDLDGIEKDGDEEEEEEELEEEEDSLEDTRSPPLDYLDVQEDEEGSMMEPTSAIEIVTHEASPTDT
- the pde4ba gene encoding 3',5'-cyclic-AMP phosphodiesterase 4B isoform X1; its protein translation is MRKSRSVLTVSPNNDSKEPPDCCLSESFTSPSCTLGVDLRRGRRRFSGNLQLPPLSWRQGERSRTPDEEIMARPTSLPFGAPPRIDITPVDPECFDVENGPSASCSPLDPQASPGSGLVLHTNFPGHNQRRESFLYRSDSDYDLSPKSMSRNSSIASELHGDDLIVTPFAQVLASLRSVRNNFTVLTNVQCASSKRSPAATTQPPIARVCLPDEAYQKLAMETMEELDWCLDQLETIQTYRSVSDMASNKFKRMLNRELTHLSEMSRSGNQVSEFISNTFLDKQNEVEIPSPTSKTREKKKQQKQQLMTQISGVKKVSHGPSLSSSSISRFGVKTDKEELLSKELEDLNKWGLNIFTVSEYSHNRPLTCIMYAIFQERDLLKTFKIPMDTFVAYMMTLEDHYHSDVAYHNSLHAADVAQSTHILLSTPALDAVFTDLEILAAIFAAAIHDVDHPGVSNQFLINTNSELALMYNDESVLENHHLAVGFKLLQEDNCDIFQNLTKKQRQSLRKMVIDMVLATDMSKHMSLLADLKTMVETKKVTSSGVLLLDNYTDRIQVLRNMVHCADLSNPTKSLELYRQWTDRIMEEFFHQGDRERERGMEISPMCDKHTASVEKSQVGFIDYIVHPLWETWADLVHPDAQDILDTLEDNRNWYQSMIPQSPSPPFYDQGTHGHSGGSGGQGGGEKFQFELTLEEEDLDGIEKDGDEEEEEEELEEEEDSLEDTRSPPLDYLDVQEDEEGSMMEPTSAIEIVTHEASPTDT
- the pde4ba gene encoding 3',5'-cyclic-AMP phosphodiesterase 4B isoform X2, which produces MSSNELSVEMDSCIRTFKEHMHLELEPPKMPGVVGGKRGATSPKLSPRSSPRLFRKLMVNKSIRQRRRFTVAHTCFDVENGPSASCSPLDPQASPGSGLVLHTNFPGHNQRRESFLYRSDSDYDLSPKSMSRNSSIASELHGDDLIVTPFAQVLASLRSVRNNFTVLTNVQCASSKRSPAATTQPPIARVCLPDEAYQKLAMETMEELDWCLDQLETIQTYRSVSDMASNKFKRMLNRELTHLSEMSRSGNQVSEFISNTFLDKQNEVEIPSPTSKTREKKKQQKQQLMTQISGVKKVSHGPSLSSSSISRFGVKTDKEELLSKELEDLNKWGLNIFTVSEYSHNRPLTCIMYAIFQERDLLKTFKIPMDTFVAYMMTLEDHYHSDVAYHNSLHAADVAQSTHILLSTPALDAVFTDLEILAAIFAAAIHDVDHPGVSNQFLINTNSELALMYNDESVLENHHLAVGFKLLQEDNCDIFQNLTKKQRQSLRKMVIDMVLATDMSKHMSLLADLKTMVETKKVTSSGVLLLDNYTDRIQVLRNMVHCADLSNPTKSLELYRQWTDRIMEEFFHQGDRERERGMEISPMCDKHTASVEKSQVGFIDYIVHPLWETWADLVHPDAQDILDTLEDNRNWYQSMIPQSPSPPFYDQGTHGHSGGSGGQGGGEKFQFELTLEEEDLDGIEKDGDEEEEEEELEEEEDSLEDTRSPPLDYLDVQEDEEGSMMEPTSAIEIVTHEASPTDT